Part of the Paenibacillus guangzhouensis genome is shown below.
CAGCGGCACCCGCACTGGACTTTAAGCCGCTAATCGAAGAGCTGTCCCCCTTCTACAAAGTCGTCGTCGTTGAGCCTTTTGGATATGGATTAAGTGATATAACCGAAAAGGAGCGGACCACTGAGAATATTGTTCGTGAAATTCACGAAGCCTTACAAGGTCTTAACATTGATCGTTATATACTCATGGGCCACTCCATTTCAGGCGTTTACGGACTCAATTATGTGAATAAATACGAGAACGAAGTCATTGCATTTGTCGGGCTCGATAGCAGTGTTCCGACGCTAACGGAGAAGATTGAATCTTCCCAACTTGGAATGGTGAAATGGCTCAAAAAATTAGGTCTCTCCAGATTGGTCATGAAATTGGGTACGGACCCAATAGCCGCACTGCCCTATGATGATGGAACGAAAGAACAAATGAGGATTCTTATGCACAAAAACTTATTTAACCCTAACATAATCAATGAAGTTGAACATATGTATTCTAATTTTAAAGCAGCTGAAAGCGTGTCATTCCCTAAAAATCTTCCTATTATTTTCTTTATTCAAGCGAATCATCCCGTAACGGATCGATGGGTACCTGAACATGAAGCGCAAGTTAAAAATTCTGTACATGGAATAGTGATGCTGTTCGAGGCAGATCATTACATTCATCGTACCAAAGCCAAAGAAATCGTAGAGAACTTGAGAGAATTTATGGGCGAAATAAAGTAAGTGTACTAGAGAAGGTATCTCTACGATTTTAATCATATGGAATAAGTGATATAAAACCGTCCTAATGGGCGGTTTTTTCACTGTTTGAATATTTGACCTCCATATTAGGGGATCATGTGCAAGCTTCCTTGTATGGGATCTCGTACTATTTTTTTGCCTGTTCATATTCAGTTCATATTGTTGACATGAGGAGTACATCTTCATCGTATAAGCTTCTTCTAACAGCTTTTTATTCAAATCACCCCAATATAGAGATGAGGGACAGGAGAAGATGAACATGAAACCACAAGAAGAAGTAACGAAAAAATGGATG
Proteins encoded:
- a CDS encoding alpha/beta hydrolase, with the protein product MVQKVELKTRNRTRTKKVRNMFLKIIGAILTAIVLFLAIVYIVNIICNQSESKRLEPYGQHVAVDGKNINVLIQGTGEETVVLLPGLATAAPALDFKPLIEELSPFYKVVVVEPFGYGLSDITEKERTTENIVREIHEALQGLNIDRYILMGHSISGVYGLNYVNKYENEVIAFVGLDSSVPTLTEKIESSQLGMVKWLKKLGLSRLVMKLGTDPIAALPYDDGTKEQMRILMHKNLFNPNIINEVEHMYSNFKAAESVSFPKNLPIIFFIQANHPVTDRWVPEHEAQVKNSVHGIVMLFEADHYIHRTKAKEIVENLREFMGEIK